A genomic window from Camelina sativa cultivar DH55 chromosome 2, Cs, whole genome shotgun sequence includes:
- the LOC104751737 gene encoding uncharacterized protein LOC104751737 — MAFDLNCSPSTDKENYPFDLNIPPVSSDDYVFQIEDVRDDTESVHPNEETPITVISSSQGTLLIDLNPNLTAGSDAQHVEIDLNQLYEEDEDHSAGNPEQNHHQSTNGKKKNVTNAQRWAIYYALLERSVKGKIDGTTTKEVSELFSIHRRTVQRIWERAKKTPLGASVDVSERKTKNCGRKRVEIDLQRIADIPLHRRTTLRSLVEALGVSYVTLYRRLKEGLLRRHSNALKPYLKEETKRARLQFCLSMIDPHSLIHEPKFVNMYNIVHIDEKWFYMTKKSENYYLLPAEDEPLRTCQSKNFIGKVMFLVAMARPRFDVAGIEVFSGKIGVFPFVTMQPTKRRSRNREAGVMEIKPITSVKREHIKMCLIEEVIPSIHGKWPAEDLGKPIFIQQDNARTHVNPSDKEFQEAASKNGFDIRLICQPPSSPDLNVLDLGFFSAIQALQHKVCPKTVEELIAAVRKAFEEYSTTKINHIFLSLQLCMQETMRVGGSNNYKIPHMKKQALERAGLLPKQITCDPSIVESVRNQLQT; from the exons ATGGCTTTTGATTTAAACTGTTCACCTTCAACAGATAAAGAAAATTATCCATTTGATTTGAATATTCCACCTGTTAGTAGTGATGATTATGTTTTCCAAATTGAAGACGTTAGGGATGATACTGAATCAGTTCATCCAAATGAAGAAACACCGATAACGGTCATCTCGTCTTCGCAAGGTACTCTTTTAATCGATTTGAATCCAAATCTAACGGCGGGATCAGATGCACAACATGTAGAGATAGATCTTAATCAACTGtatgaggaagatgaagatcacTCTGCTGGAAACCCAG AACAAAACCATCATCAGTCAAcaaatggaaagaaaaagaatgttaCTAATGCTCAAAGATGGGCAATTTATTATGCTTTGTTGGAAAGGAGTGTCAAAGGAAAGATTgatggaacaacaacaaaagaagtctcAGAGTTGTTCTCGATTCATCGTCGTACGGTGCAACGAATATGGGAACGAGCTAAAAAGACTCCCCTTGGTGCATCAGTTGATGTATCTGAGCGAAAGACAAAAAACTGTGGTCGTAAGAGAGTTGAAATTGATTTACAACGGATTGCTGACATTCCTCTTCACCGGCGAACAACTTTGAGGTCATTGGTAGAAGCACTTGGAGTTAGTTATGTAACGCTATATAGACGACTAAAAGAAGGTCTTCTACGACGTCACAGTAATGCACTGAAACCATATCTTAAAGAGGAGACTAAGAGAGCACGACTCCAGTTCTGCTTATCTATGATCGATCCACACAGTTTGATTCACGAGCCAAAATTTGTCAATATGTACAATATTGTACATATTGACGAGAAATGGTTCTATATGACTAAGAAGTCAGAGAATTATTATCTACTTCCGGCTGAAGATGAACCATTGCGGACATGTCAAAGTAAGAATTTTATTGGGAAAGTTATGTTTTTAGTTGCTATGGCTCGTCCAAGATTTGATGTTGCTGGTATTGAAGTATTTTCGGGAAAGATCGGTGTATTTCCCTTTGTCACGATGCAACCTACAAAAAGACGAAGTAGAAACAGAGAAGCAGGGGTCATGGAAATAAAACCGATTACTTCCGTCAAAAGGGAACACATAAAAATGTGCTTAATTGAAGAAGTTATTCCGAGCATTCACGGAAAGTGGCCAGCTGAAGATTTGGGGAAACCTATATTCATTCAACAAGATAATGCAAGGACACATGTGAATCCAAGCGATAAAGAATTTCAAGAAGCTGCTTCAAAAAATGGGTTTGACATTCGATTGATATGTCAACCGCCGAGTTCTCCAGATTTGAATGTTCTTGACCTTGGATTTTTTAGTGCTATCCAAGCCCTACAACATAAGGTATGTCCTAAAACCGTTGAAGAACTTATTGCTGCCGTTAGAAAAGCTTTTGAAGAATATTCAACGACGAAGATCAATCACATTTTCCTGAGTTTGCAACTTtgtatgcaagaaactatgagAGTTGGAGGATCTAATAACTACAAAATTCCACACATGAAGAAACAAGCATTGGAAAGAGCAGGTCTTCTTCCTAAACAAATAACGTGTGACCCAAGTATTGTAGAGAGTGTGAGAAACCAACTACAAACTTAA